In Halanaeroarchaeum sp. HSR-CO, one DNA window encodes the following:
- a CDS encoding RNA ligase partner protein, protein MSVPEHPLKQRFVLDTSVFITDEIRRGDEDVEAAVLRLLDLIADAKLQLGISCYLPPSIHAELTGMLEDREVSDTVYEKLNTWVIRKNPAHFEVMIPADVVYQFVHEMSDRVNRGLRLSERAVREAQELDDTTLENHDYKTEVDKLIGDLRNKYRRTLRQGILDSKEDFDLLVLARELEAGVVTEDQGIINWAEDFGLRYMYGREFPALLEEYLDAGQRSAYYTETEE, encoded by the coding sequence ATGTCGGTCCCGGAACACCCGCTCAAACAGCGCTTCGTCCTCGACACCTCGGTGTTCATCACCGACGAGATCCGACGGGGAGACGAGGACGTGGAGGCCGCCGTTTTGCGCCTCTTGGACCTCATCGCCGACGCGAAACTCCAGCTGGGCATCTCCTGTTATCTCCCGCCATCCATCCACGCGGAGCTGACCGGGATGCTCGAGGACCGCGAGGTGAGTGATACGGTCTACGAGAAGCTCAACACCTGGGTCATCCGCAAGAACCCGGCCCACTTCGAGGTCATGATCCCCGCGGACGTCGTCTACCAGTTCGTCCACGAGATGTCCGACCGGGTGAATCGGGGCCTGCGCCTCTCCGAACGGGCCGTCCGGGAGGCCCAGGAGCTCGACGACACAACCCTCGAGAACCACGACTACAAGACCGAGGTCGACAAACTGATCGGGGATCTGCGGAACAAGTACCGGCGGACGCTCCGCCAGGGCATCCTCGACTCGAAAGAGGACTTCGACCTGCTGGTGCTCGCCAGGGAACTCGAGGCCGGCGTCGTCACCGAGGATCAGGGAATCATCAACTGGGCCGAGGACTTCGGCCTCCGCTACATGTACGGCCGCGAGTTCCCCGCGCTGCTCGAGGAGTATCTCGATGCGGGACAACGCAGTGCGTACTACACGGAGACGGAGGAGTAG
- a CDS encoding DUF6432 family protein, whose product MSIRREFRQRDTIEVTILHALADRREEGMTVFELRSHVDRDIDDIERALANLKADGLIDAEENGHRTVILVDDRVIPDEPIDEDDESILDSILDRFGL is encoded by the coding sequence ATGAGCATTCGGCGGGAATTCCGCCAGCGGGATACGATCGAGGTCACCATCCTCCACGCACTGGCCGACCGGCGGGAGGAGGGCATGACCGTCTTCGAACTTCGCTCGCACGTCGATAGGGACATCGACGACATCGAGCGCGCCCTCGCGAACCTGAAAGCCGACGGCCTCATCGACGCCGAGGAGAACGGTCACCGGACGGTCATCCTCGTGGACGATCGAGTGATCCCGGACGAGCCGATCGACGAGGACGACGAGTCGATACTCGATTCCATCCTCGACCGATTCGGCCTCTGA
- a CDS encoding RNA-binding protein translates to MKIATRHHLRSDQVDALHEMLRTDLGVELDADTYELVEFADEDFDVVLVDGEPLIWYPAGEPFVTVKGANVAQPERHVVTVDAGAISFVSDGADVMRPGIEEADGDIDEGDLVVIVEETHGKALAVGRALTDGEDMVGEQGKVVESLHYVGDDLYEFEA, encoded by the coding sequence ATGAAGATCGCGACTCGCCATCACCTTCGAAGCGACCAGGTGGACGCCCTCCACGAGATGCTCAGGACGGATCTCGGCGTCGAACTCGACGCCGACACCTACGAACTCGTGGAGTTCGCAGACGAGGACTTCGACGTGGTGCTCGTCGACGGCGAACCACTCATCTGGTACCCGGCGGGAGAGCCGTTCGTGACGGTCAAGGGCGCGAACGTGGCCCAACCGGAACGACACGTGGTGACCGTCGACGCCGGGGCCATCTCCTTCGTCAGCGACGGGGCCGACGTGATGCGACCGGGTATCGAGGAGGCCGACGGGGACATCGACGAGGGGGACCTGGTCGTCATCGTCGAGGAGACCCACGGGAAGGCGCTCGCGGTCGGTCGGGCGCTGACCGACGGGGAGGACATGGTCGGCGAGCAGGGGAAAGTCGTCGAGTCGTTGCACTACGTCGGCGACGACCTGTACGAGTTCGAGGCCTGA
- a CDS encoding putative sulfate/molybdate transporter, which translates to MGLSVSYRADTTLDIAWNEVTGAIGDSVTVLPILVGVAVLTDLSLGLMLVWFGVFQIVWGLYYGVPVSVEPMKALAALVLAGAISTGELLLAGLLLGVVLLGIGSTGTLSRIERYIGRPVVRGVQFGVALVLLETGVRLSVADLGLATLAGGVAFLLVALGYYNLTALAVLAVGGVVAGVQVGVPEPTLPALGSVMLVGGVTPTMPTVEAALAQLAMTVGNAALAASVLLQDYFDRDISADALSNSMGVMNLAALPFGAFPMCHGSGGIAGKYAFGARTAGANVVLGIVYLALSVFAVGLVAAYPTAMLGVILVLIAVQLGRTSIREADATVLVVAIGVLGVAVNLGVAFLVGIVASLALQHHDGTLIPDRW; encoded by the coding sequence ATGGGGCTCTCCGTGTCGTATCGGGCGGATACTACTCTCGATATCGCCTGGAACGAGGTCACCGGTGCGATAGGGGATTCGGTTACTGTCCTCCCCATCCTCGTCGGCGTCGCCGTCCTAACCGACCTCTCGCTCGGACTGATGCTCGTCTGGTTCGGCGTCTTCCAGATCGTCTGGGGGCTCTACTACGGCGTCCCGGTCTCGGTCGAACCGATGAAGGCACTCGCCGCGCTCGTCCTCGCGGGTGCGATATCGACCGGGGAACTGCTGCTCGCCGGACTGCTGTTGGGCGTCGTCCTCCTCGGTATCGGATCGACGGGGACGCTCTCCCGTATCGAGCGGTACATCGGACGCCCCGTCGTCCGTGGCGTCCAGTTCGGCGTGGCGCTGGTCCTCCTCGAGACCGGCGTGCGTCTGAGCGTCGCCGACCTCGGATTGGCGACCCTCGCCGGTGGCGTCGCGTTCCTCCTCGTCGCCCTCGGGTACTACAATCTCACGGCACTCGCCGTACTGGCCGTCGGCGGTGTCGTCGCCGGCGTCCAGGTGGGGGTTCCGGAACCGACGCTCCCAGCCCTCGGTAGCGTCATGCTCGTCGGTGGGGTCACCCCGACGATGCCCACCGTCGAGGCTGCCCTCGCCCAGTTGGCCATGACCGTCGGAAACGCGGCGCTGGCTGCGTCGGTCCTCCTGCAGGATTACTTCGACCGGGATATCTCGGCGGACGCCCTCTCGAACAGCATGGGCGTCATGAACCTCGCCGCCCTCCCGTTCGGGGCCTTTCCGATGTGTCACGGGAGTGGTGGCATCGCCGGCAAGTACGCCTTCGGAGCGCGGACCGCCGGGGCGAACGTCGTCCTTGGAATCGTCTATCTCGCCCTCTCGGTGTTCGCGGTGGGTCTCGTCGCCGCCTACCCGACCGCGATGCTCGGCGTCATCCTGGTCCTCATCGCAGTGCAACTGGGCCGGACGAGCATCCGGGAGGCGGACGCCACGGTGCTGGTCGTCGCCATTGGCGTGCTCGGTGTGGCAGTCAACCTCGGCGTGGCGTTCCTCGTCGGCATCGTCGCGTCCCTGGCACTCCAGCACCACGACGGGACCTTGATTCCCGACCGCTGGTAA
- a CDS encoding DUF5611 family protein, with translation MKEYKMRRGEYLEERVPDLEGTVEEYFGPITGTEEMDGVEMFVVGEPDNPVFERILVGAATYGSKKDKLAVHFEEKPAEQVIEEGNADAAADAVDVKNDFLLEATGRDAKSRRESLKRDVEKDDVPDNV, from the coding sequence ATGAAGGAGTACAAGATGCGCCGGGGGGAATATCTCGAAGAGCGCGTCCCAGACCTCGAGGGAACGGTCGAGGAGTACTTCGGCCCGATCACCGGCACCGAGGAAATGGACGGCGTCGAGATGTTCGTCGTCGGCGAACCCGACAATCCCGTCTTCGAGCGAATCCTCGTCGGTGCCGCCACCTACGGCTCGAAGAAGGACAAACTCGCCGTCCACTTCGAGGAGAAACCGGCCGAACAGGTCATCGAGGAAGGCAATGCCGACGCTGCGGCGGACGCCGTCGACGTGAAAAACGACTTCCTGCTTGAGGCAACCGGTCGCGACGCGAAGTCCCGTCGCGAATCGTTGAAGCGGGATGTCGAGAAAGACGACGTCCCCGATAACGTCTGA
- a CDS encoding RNA ligase, producing the protein MDVPALLGVPPDEADALLEHFERDTFQGTTYRRLSDARRGVERGTVIFEDTIVRGFPSIPRVLVLETGVPTFFSGPLAVEEKFNGYNVRIVDVGDPVAFTRGGIACPFSTPKARALLDLEPFFADHPEKMLCAEFVGPENPYTPHEYPDIDTLDVRVFDVRDRQTGRPLPVQERRDLLAEYDFPQPDRFATLEPESAPSAIREIVDDLDDRGREGVVMQSADGRDLLKYTTGTQHADDLAFAFSLPFDYGRDFSFSRLIREGFQAVEWDESAADLEERAHRLGEALLYPMVKTIREVEARELVGERHTIRGSAETVEATLDHIRAQGIRLEIEADRTVDDQRVVEFVKVTDKTRDSIEYYLEGGTIDE; encoded by the coding sequence ATGGACGTTCCAGCCCTCCTCGGCGTGCCACCGGACGAGGCGGACGCGCTGCTCGAGCACTTCGAGCGTGACACCTTCCAGGGGACGACCTATCGTCGGCTCTCCGACGCCCGGCGCGGCGTCGAGCGAGGGACGGTCATCTTCGAGGACACCATCGTCCGCGGGTTCCCGAGCATCCCGCGGGTGCTCGTCCTGGAGACCGGTGTTCCCACCTTCTTCTCCGGCCCGCTGGCGGTCGAGGAGAAGTTCAACGGCTACAACGTTCGCATCGTCGACGTGGGCGACCCCGTCGCCTTCACCCGGGGTGGGATCGCCTGTCCGTTCTCGACGCCCAAGGCCCGGGCGTTGCTGGACCTCGAGCCCTTCTTCGCCGACCACCCCGAGAAGATGCTCTGCGCCGAGTTCGTCGGCCCGGAGAACCCGTATACGCCCCACGAGTACCCCGACATCGACACCCTCGACGTACGAGTCTTCGACGTGCGCGACCGGCAGACCGGCCGACCGCTGCCGGTTCAGGAACGTCGGGACCTGCTCGCCGAGTACGACTTTCCCCAGCCAGACCGCTTTGCGACCCTCGAGCCCGAGTCTGCCCCCTCGGCAATCCGCGAGATCGTCGACGACCTCGACGACCGGGGTCGCGAGGGCGTCGTGATGCAATCGGCGGACGGTCGCGACCTCCTCAAGTACACGACGGGCACCCAGCACGCGGACGACCTCGCCTTCGCGTTCTCGCTCCCGTTCGATTACGGTCGGGACTTCTCCTTCTCTCGGCTCATCCGCGAGGGATTCCAGGCCGTCGAGTGGGACGAGTCTGCAGCGGACCTCGAAGAGCGCGCCCATCGTCTCGGCGAGGCGCTCCTCTACCCGATGGTGAAGACGATCCGCGAGGTCGAGGCCAGGGAGCTGGTAGGCGAACGACACACCATCCGGGGGAGTGCGGAGACGGTCGAGGCGACGCTGGACCACATCAGAGCCCAGGGCATCAGACTCGAGATCGAGGCCGATCGGACGGTCGACGACCAGCGCGTCGTCGAGTTCGTGAAGGTCACCGACAAGACCAGAGACTCCATCGAGTACTACCTCGAGGGTGGGACCATCGACGAGTGA
- a CDS encoding AzlC family ABC transporter permease, whose translation MNRQESFVHGARDVAPALVGNVPFGVIVGVTAVKTGFDPVAAVAMSGLMFAGAAQLAMMELLRDAAPLAIVVLTGLVVNLRYVMYSATFSQYLTDYGPRWRGAIATLLIDITFAMSVTKVDEEPAIDTAGYYMGVGIPLWATWVSATAAGAILGAGVPASWHLEFAVPLVFLALLAPAVKDSSTAVAGGVGGFVAIALTGIPFNAGLLGGALAGVVAGAVAGRWRH comes from the coding sequence GTGAACCGTCAGGAGTCGTTCGTCCACGGTGCCCGCGACGTCGCGCCGGCGCTGGTCGGCAACGTCCCGTTCGGGGTCATCGTGGGGGTGACTGCGGTGAAGACCGGATTCGACCCGGTCGCGGCCGTCGCGATGTCCGGGCTGATGTTCGCCGGAGCCGCCCAACTCGCCATGATGGAGCTGCTGCGCGATGCCGCCCCACTGGCCATCGTCGTGCTGACGGGACTCGTCGTGAACCTCAGGTACGTGATGTACAGTGCGACCTTCAGTCAGTACCTCACCGACTACGGTCCACGGTGGCGCGGTGCGATCGCGACGTTGCTGATCGATATCACGTTCGCGATGTCGGTCACCAAAGTCGACGAGGAACCCGCCATCGATACGGCAGGCTACTACATGGGGGTGGGGATTCCGCTGTGGGCCACCTGGGTTTCGGCGACGGCGGCCGGCGCGATACTCGGTGCCGGCGTTCCGGCCAGCTGGCACCTCGAGTTCGCGGTCCCGCTCGTCTTCCTCGCCCTGCTCGCGCCGGCGGTCAAGGATTCCTCGACGGCCGTCGCCGGTGGCGTGGGTGGCTTCGTCGCCATCGCCCTCACGGGGATTCCCTTCAACGCGGGCCTGCTTGGTGGCGCCCTCGCCGGCGTCGTGGCCGGAGCGGTCGCCGGGAGGTGGCGGCACTGA
- a CDS encoding geranylgeranyl reductase family protein, producing MYDFAVVGVGPPGARFARRAAENGYDVLALERGEIGPPLACSGHVSRDLWSYLPDDARPALLQNEVYGARFRLGGPEATPYRFYKREPVSNVIDRVGLDKRLATLAGEAGADVRDDHTVVDVEEHADRVAISVRTPEGPETVETKVVVGADGPRSRVRRSLDVPEPTEFLHGVLGFDPNPDDGDFVDVHLMVPTFFAWRIPRGDAGVEYGLAAPADYDATGAFEEFVADYGATIDDRHAGAIPIGPPDRVTTDRALLVGDAAGQTKPFTGGGILYGLRAADAAARTVDPDVPGTLANYERAWRDELGREISLGKLLRRGYSAPRPVQRAGLATFAGEIGVHMDEPTSLFSVEQLKALFR from the coding sequence ATGTACGATTTCGCCGTGGTCGGCGTCGGCCCGCCCGGTGCACGATTCGCCCGTCGCGCTGCCGAGAACGGATACGACGTGCTCGCCCTCGAACGCGGTGAGATCGGCCCCCCGCTCGCCTGCTCCGGTCACGTCAGCCGCGACCTCTGGTCCTATCTCCCCGACGACGCGCGTCCTGCCCTCCTCCAGAACGAGGTCTACGGCGCCCGGTTCCGACTGGGCGGCCCCGAGGCCACCCCGTACCGATTCTACAAGCGAGAACCCGTCTCGAACGTCATCGACCGGGTGGGACTCGACAAACGACTCGCCACCCTCGCCGGCGAGGCGGGCGCGGACGTCCGCGACGATCACACCGTCGTCGACGTCGAGGAGCATGCCGACCGGGTGGCGATCTCGGTTCGAACTCCAGAGGGACCCGAGACCGTCGAGACGAAGGTCGTCGTCGGGGCCGACGGTCCCCGGTCTCGCGTCCGCCGGTCGCTCGACGTGCCGGAACCGACCGAGTTCCTCCACGGCGTCCTCGGCTTCGACCCGAACCCCGACGACGGCGACTTCGTCGACGTCCACCTCATGGTGCCGACCTTCTTCGCCTGGCGCATCCCGCGTGGCGACGCGGGGGTCGAGTACGGCCTCGCCGCGCCGGCCGACTACGACGCCACCGGGGCCTTCGAGGAATTCGTCGCCGACTACGGAGCGACCATCGACGACCGCCACGCCGGTGCGATACCCATCGGGCCGCCGGACCGTGTGACGACCGACCGGGCCCTCCTCGTCGGTGACGCGGCCGGACAGACGAAACCATTCACGGGTGGTGGGATCCTCTACGGGTTGCGGGCGGCCGACGCGGCGGCGCGGACGGTCGACCCAGACGTCCCCGGGACGCTTGCGAACTACGAGCGGGCCTGGCGGGACGAACTCGGCAGAGAGATCTCGCTCGGAAAACTGCTCCGACGAGGATATTCGGCGCCTCGACCCGTACAGCGCGCCGGTCTGGCCACGTTCGCCGGCGAGATCGGCGTCCACATGGACGAACCGACCTCGCTGTTCTCCGTGGAGCAACTCAAAGCGCTCTTTCGCTGA
- the sepF gene encoding cell division protein SepF, producing MGFMDRILGGKSQTTEDYVELDLDDVDTQTDARLQVHIAEINGQEDVIAIKDAVYDGDIVIADITRLRIEDRTTEHVIDELRQTAKEVGGDIVQKGDDQIIVTPSGVGISREKLNR from the coding sequence ATGGGATTCATGGACCGCATCCTCGGGGGGAAATCCCAGACGACCGAGGATTACGTGGAGTTGGACCTCGACGACGTGGACACGCAGACCGACGCCCGCCTGCAAGTCCACATCGCCGAGATCAACGGCCAGGAAGACGTCATTGCGATCAAGGATGCCGTCTACGACGGTGACATCGTCATCGCCGATATCACCCGGCTGCGCATCGAAGACCGAACCACCGAGCACGTCATCGACGAACTCCGGCAGACGGCCAAGGAGGTCGGCGGCGACATCGTCCAGAAGGGCGACGACCAGATCATCGTGACGCCGAGCGGCGTTGGCATCAGTCGCGAGAAACTCAACCGGTAG
- a CDS encoding ribonuclease catalytic domain-containing protein — translation MSNDAQAEAGTAEAQGPVEVHEDLARQLENKREDLFEKFEISDGFPAEVLEEAEAATADVEADIQAEAEERADLREMTTWTTDPVDAQDFDDAISIEERDEEFVLWVHIADVTHYVTPETSMWDEAIRRGNTVYLPAYTIHMLPPVLAETVCSLVAEEDRLAHTVEMHLDKETLSFDTIDIYKSVIRSDERLTYKQAEDRLDDPDAPLHDEIELIWEVADRLHEIRKEDGSLVLNPRRDRAHTIIEESMLKANKAVTHELMWSRGVEAVYRVHPQPTPDEWDEALREIQELEGVSIPGDSWDDPRKAVNATLEQAPERQLGKIQWAVMKVMPRAKYMNDPFGGHHALNFEIYGHFTSPIRRMSDLINHWIVYQNDVPETLVELCDRASERQKAAEQAEREYRNFLEEVGLDPNAVNNRGIEVVED, via the coding sequence ATGTCGAACGACGCCCAGGCGGAAGCCGGCACTGCGGAGGCTCAGGGGCCGGTCGAGGTCCACGAGGACCTCGCGAGACAACTCGAGAACAAACGCGAGGACCTCTTCGAGAAGTTCGAGATCAGCGACGGCTTTCCCGCCGAGGTCCTGGAGGAGGCCGAAGCGGCGACCGCCGACGTGGAGGCGGACATCCAGGCGGAAGCCGAAGAGCGTGCCGACCTCCGGGAGATGACGACCTGGACGACCGACCCGGTCGACGCCCAGGACTTCGACGACGCCATCTCCATCGAGGAGCGCGACGAGGAGTTCGTTCTCTGGGTCCACATCGCCGACGTCACGCACTACGTCACGCCCGAGACGTCGATGTGGGACGAGGCCATCAGACGTGGCAACACGGTCTATCTGCCGGCGTACACCATCCACATGCTCCCGCCCGTGCTGGCGGAGACGGTGTGTTCGCTGGTGGCCGAGGAGGACCGACTCGCGCACACCGTCGAGATGCACCTCGACAAGGAGACCCTCTCGTTCGACACCATCGACATCTACAAGTCGGTCATCAGAAGCGACGAGCGACTGACCTACAAGCAGGCAGAAGACCGCCTCGACGATCCCGATGCACCGCTGCACGACGAGATCGAACTGATCTGGGAGGTCGCCGACAGACTGCACGAGATCAGAAAGGAGGACGGGTCGCTCGTGCTCAACCCGCGTCGCGACCGCGCGCACACGATCATCGAGGAGTCGATGCTCAAAGCGAACAAAGCGGTCACCCACGAGTTGATGTGGTCCCGCGGTGTGGAGGCGGTTTACCGCGTTCACCCCCAGCCCACCCCCGACGAGTGGGACGAGGCGCTCAGGGAGATCCAGGAACTCGAGGGCGTATCCATCCCGGGCGACTCCTGGGACGACCCCCGAAAGGCGGTCAACGCGACCCTGGAACAGGCCCCCGAGCGCCAGCTGGGGAAGATCCAGTGGGCCGTGATGAAGGTCATGCCGCGCGCGAAGTACATGAACGACCCATTCGGAGGCCACCACGCGCTCAACTTCGAGATCTACGGGCACTTCACGAGCCCCATCCGGCGGATGAGTGATTTAATCAATCACTGGATCGTCTACCAGAACGACGTTCCGGAAACCCTCGTCGAACTCTGCGACCGGGCGAGCGAGCGCCAGAAGGCGGCCGAACAGGCCGAACGCGAGTACCGCAACTTCCTCGAGGAGGTCGGCCTCGACCCGAACGCGGTCAACAATCGGGGCATCGAAGTCGTCGAGGACTGA
- the trpB gene encoding tryptophan synthase subunit beta, giving the protein MSGDFGSYGGRHVPPALDDALEQLANAYDDVASTEEFSREFHGLLEDYAGRPTPLYHAENLSEAYGADIYLKREDLLHGGAHKINNTLGQALLAKKAGKERLIAETGAGQHGTATAMVGALFDLDTEIYMGKKDVERQKMNVFRMRLMGATVNEVTRGDAGLADAVDVALEDLATNIDDTHYLVGSVVGPDPFPRMVRDFQSVIGMEAREQFREKTGDLPDAAVACVGGGSNAMGLFHAFRDDEEVEFFGAEGGGEGGDSTRHAAPLAAGEDDVIHGMQTRVIGDDVEVHSVSAGLDYPGVGPEHARFRELGRAEYTAVTDEAAIAAFRELSEAEGIIPALESSHAIAHAKQLAAEGEHETILVNLSGRGDKDMEQAAEFFDL; this is encoded by the coding sequence ATGAGCGGCGACTTCGGCTCCTACGGCGGACGGCACGTACCACCGGCACTCGACGACGCCCTCGAACAGTTGGCGAACGCCTACGACGACGTGGCCAGCACCGAGGAATTTTCGCGGGAGTTCCACGGGCTCCTGGAGGACTATGCGGGCCGGCCGACGCCTCTCTACCACGCCGAGAACCTGAGCGAGGCCTACGGTGCCGACATCTACCTCAAGCGCGAGGACCTCCTCCACGGCGGTGCCCACAAGATCAACAACACGCTCGGGCAGGCACTCCTGGCGAAGAAGGCCGGCAAGGAACGGCTCATCGCCGAGACCGGGGCCGGCCAGCACGGCACCGCGACCGCGATGGTGGGCGCGCTCTTTGACCTCGATACGGAGATCTACATGGGCAAAAAGGACGTCGAGCGCCAGAAGATGAACGTCTTCCGCATGCGCCTGATGGGCGCGACCGTCAACGAGGTCACCCGGGGCGACGCCGGCCTCGCCGACGCGGTGGACGTGGCCCTCGAGGACCTCGCGACGAACATCGACGACACCCACTACCTCGTGGGGAGCGTGGTCGGGCCCGACCCGTTCCCGCGCATGGTCAGGGACTTCCAGAGCGTCATCGGGATGGAGGCGCGAGAGCAGTTCCGCGAGAAGACGGGCGACCTCCCGGACGCAGCGGTCGCCTGCGTCGGCGGCGGGTCGAACGCGATGGGGCTCTTCCACGCCTTCCGCGACGACGAGGAGGTCGAGTTCTTCGGTGCGGAGGGCGGCGGCGAGGGGGGCGACTCCACCCGCCACGCCGCACCACTCGCCGCCGGCGAGGACGACGTCATCCACGGGATGCAGACCCGGGTCATCGGCGATGACGTGGAAGTCCACTCCGTCTCCGCCGGGCTCGACTATCCGGGTGTCGGTCCCGAGCACGCGCGGTTCCGAGAACTGGGACGCGCCGAGTACACCGCCGTCACCGACGAGGCGGCCATCGCCGCGTTCCGCGAACTCAGCGAGGCCGAGGGCATCATCCCCGCGCTGGAGTCGAGTCACGCCATCGCCCACGCCAAACAACTCGCCGCCGAGGGCGAGCACGAGACCATCCTGGTGAACCTCTCCGGGCGCGGTGACAAGGACATGGAGCAGGCGGCCGAGTTCTTCGACCTCTAA
- a CDS encoding AzlD domain-containing protein, which produces MATLSTTTVWLAIAGGAIGSYLLRVSFIAIFGRVDSVPSRVTYVLGFVPAAVLAALVFPPILAPDGALAVSIGNERLLAGGLAAVVAWRTESILATIAVGMGVLWVLTFVV; this is translated from the coding sequence ATGGCGACGCTCTCGACGACTACCGTCTGGTTGGCGATCGCCGGTGGCGCCATCGGCTCGTACCTCTTGCGCGTGTCCTTCATCGCCATCTTCGGTCGGGTCGACTCGGTCCCCTCGCGGGTAACCTACGTCCTCGGGTTCGTCCCGGCCGCCGTCCTCGCCGCGCTCGTGTTCCCGCCCATACTGGCTCCGGACGGGGCACTCGCCGTGTCGATCGGAAACGAGCGGCTCCTCGCCGGTGGCCTCGCCGCGGTCGTCGCCTGGCGGACCGAGAGCATCCTCGCCACCATCGCGGTGGGTATGGGTGTACTCTGGGTGCTGACGTTCGTGGTGTGA
- the artA gene encoding archaeosortase A has product MSALTDVLAWVVVAGFLASAFFQRREEHGGVGTWLATGSWVTFGIFWALLVPHFAFVQKSPIEGVLSAIAVPASAYVAYLIWTDKRDFETLTRAVAIMGILYLPFEMSAVLQRTAIETVTVHVEMLMTSVGYDPNVVAGPDGHRSTFRFMGESGHVFLTTVVLACTGVGSSATVSGLVLALDAPLRRRLLGVAIAVPVIYGLNLIRVAFIALAHGYQWFDGFRDPVFLLFGTDNPYMVSYLVADRVLAQSLSVVALVGLTLALMRLLPEISTIIEDVLYLLTGESYDVRSLF; this is encoded by the coding sequence ATGTCGGCACTGACTGACGTGCTCGCGTGGGTCGTCGTCGCGGGGTTCCTGGCGAGTGCGTTCTTCCAGCGACGTGAGGAACACGGCGGCGTCGGAACCTGGTTGGCGACGGGTTCGTGGGTCACCTTCGGTATCTTCTGGGCACTGCTGGTCCCCCACTTCGCGTTCGTGCAGAAGAGTCCCATCGAGGGCGTGCTCAGTGCTATCGCAGTCCCGGCCTCCGCATACGTGGCGTATCTCATCTGGACCGACAAACGGGACTTCGAGACGCTGACCCGTGCCGTGGCCATCATGGGCATCCTCTATCTCCCCTTCGAGATGAGCGCGGTGCTCCAGCGCACCGCCATCGAGACGGTGACGGTCCACGTCGAGATGCTCATGACCTCGGTCGGGTACGACCCGAACGTCGTGGCGGGGCCGGATGGCCATCGGAGTACGTTCCGGTTCATGGGCGAGAGCGGCCACGTCTTCCTCACTACCGTCGTTCTCGCGTGTACGGGCGTCGGGAGCAGTGCGACCGTCAGCGGCCTCGTCCTGGCCCTCGATGCCCCGCTTCGGCGACGACTCCTCGGCGTGGCCATCGCCGTCCCGGTCATCTACGGACTGAACCTGATCCGAGTCGCGTTCATCGCCCTGGCCCACGGCTACCAGTGGTTCGACGGGTTCCGGGACCCGGTCTTCCTCCTGTTCGGCACGGACAATCCCTACATGGTCTCCTACCTCGTCGCGGACAGGGTACTGGCCCAGTCGCTGTCCGTCGTCGCGCTCGTCGGGTTGACGCTGGCCCTCATGCGACTGCTCCCCGAGATATCGACCATCATCGAAGACGTGCTCTACCTCCTGACCGGCGAGTCCTACGACGTCCGCTCGCTGTTCTGA